In Solanum pennellii chromosome 3, SPENNV200, a single window of DNA contains:
- the LOC107014415 gene encoding very-long-chain aldehyde decarbonylase CER1-like, whose translation MASKPGILTEWPWTWLGNFKYVVLAPFVGRSIESLLNREDGSKIDIGYLIIFPFLLFRMLHNQIWISLSRYRTAKGDNRILDKTIEFDQVDRERNWDDQILLNGLLFYYGYMKLEQSHYLPIWRSDGIILTTLLHIGPVEFLYYWLHRALHHHFLYSRYHSHHHSSIVTEPITSVIHPFAEHIAYFLLFSIPLLTTVVTKTASIVSFGGYITYIDFMNNMGHCNFEIIPKWMFSTFPPLKYLMYTPSYHSLHHTQFRTNYSLFMPIYDYIYGTLDKSSDTLYEKSLERQGKSPDVVHLTHLTTPESIYHIRIGFASFASQPYTSKWYFWLMWPVTLWSMMVTWIYGHTFTVERNVFNNLNLQTWAIPKYRVQYFMQWQRETINNLIEEAIMEADQKGIKVLSLGLLNQDEKLNKNGEVYIRRHPQLKVKLVDGSSLAVAVVLNSIPKGTTQVVLGGHLSKVANAIALALCQGGVKVLTLREEEYKKLKSSLTPEAATNLLLSKTYTSKIWLVGDGLNEDEQLKVPKGTIFIPVSQFPPRKTRKDCFYFHTPAMITPKHFENVDSCENWLPRRVMSAWRIAGILHALEDWHENECGNMMFDIEKVWKASLDHGFQPISVVSASESKA comes from the exons ATGGCTTCAAAACCAGGGATTCTCACAGAATGGCCATGGACATGGCTTGGGAATTTCAAG tACGTTGTTTTGGCACCATTTGTGGGACGTAGCATTGAGTCACTGTTGAATAGAGAAGATGGAAGCAAGATAGATATTGgatacttaattatatttccATTTCTTCTATTCCGAATGCTTCACAATCAAATATGGATATCCTTGTCCAGATACAGAACTGCAAAGGGTGATAATCGAATTCTTGATAAAACCATTGAATTTGACCAAGTTGACAGAGAAAGAAATTG GGATGATCAAATCTTACTTAATGGACTATTATTCTATTATGGATACATGAAATTGGAGCAGTCTCATTACTTACCCATATGGAGAAGTGATGGTATCATTTTGACAACATTGCTTCATATTGGACCTGTCGAATTTCTCTATTATTGGCTTCACAGAGCTTTACACCATCACTTTCTCTACTCTCGTTACCATTCACATCATCATTCATCCATTGTTACTGAACCCATTACTT ctGTGATTCATCCATTTGCAGAGCACATAGCATACTTCTTGCTATTTTCCATACCACTACTCACAACAGTGGTAACAAAGACTGCTTCAATAGTTTCATTTGGTGGATATATCACttatattgattttatgaaCAATATGGGCCATTGCAACTTTGAGATCATTCCCAAGTGGATGTTCTCTACTTTCCCTCCTCTCAAATATTTGATGTATACACCATC GTACCATTCACTACATCATACTCAATTTAGGACAAATTACTCACTTTTCATGCCAATATATGATTACATATATGGTACATTGGACAAATCATCAGACACATTATATGAAAAATCACTTGAAAGGCAAGGGAAATCACCAGATGTGGTACATTTGACACATCTAACAACACCAGAATCCATTTACCATATCAGGATAGGATTTGCTTCTTTCGCCTCCCAACCCTACACCTCTAAGTGGTATTTCTGGTTAATGTGGCCTGTCACTTTGTGGTCTATGATGGTTACTTGGATTTATGGTCACACATTTACTGTTGAGAGAAATGTCTTCAACAATCTCAATTTGCAAACTTGGGCCATTCCAAAATATCGCGTTCAA tacTTTATGCAATGGCAAAGAGAGACCATTAATAACTTGATTGAAGAAGCTATCATGGAAGCAGATCAAAAAGGCATAAAAGTTTTGAGCCTTGGACTCTTAAATCAG GATGAGAAACTGAATAAGAATGGGGAGGTTTACATAAGGAGGCACCCTCAACTAAAAGTAAAGTTGGTAGATGGAAGTAGCCTAGCTGTTGCTGTGGTCCTAAATTCAATTCCCAAAGGAACTACCCAAGTGGTCCTTGGAGGCCATTTGTCAAAAGTTGCTAATGCCATTGCCCTTGCTTTATGCCAAGGAGGAGTAAAG GTCTTGACATTGAGAGAAGAAGAGTACAAAAAGCTCAAGTCAAGTCTTACTCCTGAAGCTGCAACTAATTTACTTCTCTCAAAAACTTATACTTCAAAG ATATGGCTAGTAGGGGATGGATTGAATGAAGATGAACAATTGAAAGTACCAAAAGGAACAATTTTCATTCCAGTTTCACAATTTCCACCAAGAAAAACTCGCAAGGATTGCTTCTACTTTCACACACCGGCAATGATTACTCCAAAACACTTTGAAAATGTGGATTCTTGCGAG AATTGGCTGCCAAGAAGAGTGATGAGCGCTTGGCGTATAGCTGGAATTCTACACGCACTTGAAGATTGGCATGAAAATGAGTGTGGGAACATGATGTTTGACATAGAGAAAGTGTGGAAAGCAAGTCTTGACCATGGTTTTCAGCCAATATCTGTGGTTTCTGCTTCTGAATCAAAGGCTTAA